One Bremerella sp. JC817 genomic window carries:
- a CDS encoding inorganic diphosphatase, whose product MTHAWHDVTPGEDIPREFCAVIEIPTGSSIKYELDKDTGLLRMDRMLYSAVHYPANYGFVPQTLAEDDDPLDVLVLCQEPVAPLTLITARAVGLMTMVDSGKLDHKIIAVAVTDPEYSSYNEAIDLPNHRRNMLRRFFQDYKMLEGKSVEVDEILPSELALPIINEALERYSEQRRRGFYRK is encoded by the coding sequence ATGACGCACGCTTGGCACGACGTGACCCCCGGTGAGGACATTCCAAGGGAATTCTGTGCGGTCATCGAGATCCCCACTGGATCGAGCATCAAGTACGAGTTGGACAAAGACACCGGCCTGCTGCGGATGGACCGCATGCTCTACTCGGCCGTTCACTATCCAGCGAACTACGGATTTGTTCCGCAGACGCTCGCCGAAGATGACGACCCGCTCGACGTCCTGGTTCTCTGCCAGGAACCTGTCGCTCCGCTGACGCTGATCACGGCTCGCGCGGTTGGCTTAATGACGATGGTCGACAGTGGCAAACTGGACCACAAAATCATCGCTGTCGCAGTGACCGATCCGGAGTACTCGTCTTACAACGAGGCGATCGATCTACCGAATCATCGTCGAAACATGTTGCGACGCTTCTTCCAAGACTACAAGATGTTGGAAGGGAAGTCGGTCGAAGTCGATGAAATCCTGCCATCCGAATTGGCGCTGCCAATCATCAACGAAGCGTTGGAACGCTACAGCGAACAGCGCCGTCGCGGGTTTTATCGAAAGTAA